A window of Halichoerus grypus chromosome 15, mHalGry1.hap1.1, whole genome shotgun sequence genomic DNA:
AAATCTGCTCTGTGGAAGGGAGAGCTTCCTTGTTCCCCAAGGTGACCAGGGCAAATTTTGTGGCTCGGTGTTGTGCTCCTAGGAGAAACTAAGTCGGTGCTCTGATGCAGGTGCTTTCTAAGGCAATCTTGAAAGAAGCCCTGGACAGGGGTTCATTGACAGGGAGTCTAGCTACTTCCTGTTGCCCAGCCTCTGGGCTGAGAAAGAGTGCCCCCAGTGAGGGGAGCTCCTAGTTGGGCTCATTCCAGTTCTCTATGCAGCCACTCCTGATTCCTCCCTGTGTGTTCCCTCAGGGCCAGCCACGGATGCACCGATGAGGAGCACCAGGCTGGGATGGGTCCGGGGGAAGCAAGCCATTGTGCTGGGAAGCACCATGCCTGTGAACATGTTCCTCGGGATCCCCTATGCTGCGCCGCCTCTAGGACCCCTGCGATTTAAGAAACCAAAGCCTGCCTTGCCCTGGAATGAGCTCCGAGATGCCACGTCCTACCCTAAATTGTGAGAGCAGGCTCAGTCCCGTGGTGGAATGTGACCTGGGCATGGGGGCAGAGTACTGAAGGGGAATAAAGGTCATGCAGCTCCCGGGAAAGGTGGGGGcaccaaggaggaggaggaggggtgcggAAGTGGACAAGGGCTTCAGTAATCCCATGGCCCCCTAGCTGGCTAATCAGCAGGATCACTGGTGGTGGTGTTCAGAGCACGCAGATTCCTTGGGCTCCCTTCTTGGGACTTCCTGAGTCAGAATCTCCAGAGCTGGGCCCAGGAAACTGGCTTCACTGGAAGGTGTCTAGTGATTTGAGGACCAATCGGATTTGGAAACCACTGTGACGGACTTACTGAGTCTTGGTCCAGGTGTTTCCATGTCACCCCCCACCTAGGCTTAGTCTCCAGGGTCCAGACTGGCTTTGGGGTGAAGAACCACCCAAGAGGGATTTCAGCTCTAGTGCTCTGTGCCCAATGCAGGGAAATCCACAAACACCTGTGGAATAAATGCGTGTGTCCTGGGTCAGGAGCCCCCCGTCATTGCAAATGTTCAAGCTGAGGTTGGTGAATCGTGATGAGGACTTAAGCATAGGTTGGGAGGTGAGACTTGAAAATCCCCCAGAATCTTCTGATGCTCAGATTCTGGGAAGTCCTCAGGTTGGGCCACACTGGTTCTTGGTTCTTGGCCTTGGGGTCCCAGGCAGAAGGAGTATCCTGGTGCAGGAAGCTGTCTAAGCCGCAGAAGAACCCATGTGGCCCAGGGACCGAGGACACTAAGCTGAAACTCATCTGTTCCTtccttcatgtattcattcaactaatatccATTGAGAACCAACTCAGTAATTGCCTCTCTGTAAGGCCCTGGGGGCACACAGTGGGCTGGTCACAGCTGCCCTGAAGGAACTTGTAGGCTGGTGGGGGTGGTAGGGGCATAAATAATAACAACGATTAAAATATAGAGTGACAAGGGCAACCTTTTAGGGGATCAGAGAAGGATGCTGAGAAGGAACCACCTAGTCTAACCTTGGAGGGAAGTCAGGGATGGCTTTGCTGAAACCAGTGAGGCCTTGATTTCTCATAAACAATATACAAAGGGGCAAAAATGCATAAGCACTTGTCTGAGTGGAAGAGGCATATGGGGGTAAATTTGCAGTGATGGTTTCCTACCGCCTAAGCTGTACactcttctattaaaaaaaattaacagtaattgAGCCCTGAGAATATTAGGAATCATATATATTGGTCTCACTCAATCCTACTGTGTCACATGCTCAGTCCTAGGGACTATGAGGTACCGAGGTGACTAAAACAGCTTTTAGCTGCTCACATTTGAGTGGAGGAAGATGGTAACACTCATGTGCAAGTCTAGGAGAACTTCAAGGGAAGAACACAACATATATAGGTGTTTCTAAAAAGCTGTGGTCTAACTGGAGAAATCTcagaaggcttcttggaggaggtggcaCTTGTACCGAATCTGAAAGACAGGGAAGAACATGAGCAAACAGATATGAGCAGAGAGCAGTCTGGGCATAGGGACCAGCTTGAGCAAAGGCTTGGATACAGGAATCTCCCTGCACATCTACCTCCATTGTTTCCTGATGGAAAGGCCTAGAAATGTCCTTTTGTTCCTCTGGGGGCAGAAAAGGGAGCTGCTAGAGCAAAGCCCTTGCTATGTAACCTAGTGTCTTGCCCTCTAGGTTGGGGAATTGTTGAGCCATGTTGAAtctttatgtgtgtgtatctgaatTGTGGTAGTGGCTGTAGGCATGCGTGAGTGCTAGAAGTTAATGATACAATTATTCGGCACGATGTGCTCTCCTACCCAAAAACCAGATCAAAAAGAATTATAGTGTGTTTCTTTGTCTGTGCCACCATGGCGGGTGGCATGTTAGACTTTGTACCAGTAGCTCCCATATGCCTCTTCCGCTCAGACACAGGAGACCACCAGGCCTCTCTGCGGTCACAAGGCCTGGCCCCTCCCAGGCAAGTTGCCCGACAGCAACTCTGAggatttctccttccttcctccaaggTGCCTCCAGAACTCAGAGTGGCTGCTCTCAGATCAACACTTTCTCAAGGTGCATTACCCCAAATTGGAAGTGTCCGAAGACTGCCTGTACCTTAACATCTATGCGCCTGCCCATGCGGACACCGGCTCCAAGCTCCCTGTAAGGCTGCCTGTCATGCCGGGGCTCCAGCTAGCGGGTTCTTGCCCAGGGACCCAGGCAGAGTGGCTAGAATCAAACCTACCCCCGTTGGGTAAAAGGGAAATGTAATCACTTGACGCATCAATAACtcttaaaaagtcatttaatgACAGATTCACTTTATCTTCCTTTCTGATTGCTTCTTTGTTGGCAATGACTTGACTTgacctttgatttttattttgttttgtttttcccctctgTTGAGTATTTAATGGTCTGTAAACATTTAGAAAGACACTGCTTAAAAGGACCctgattttctgtttgcttgtttgtttgggaaatccttttttaaaaaggatcattTCATCCTCCAATTCTTCTGTTTGCAGTGAGGACAGGTAATAAtattaagtatttcatttaagaatgtaaaatatctctgTATAAGTGAACGGGAAAGGTATTAATTTTTAAGCACACCCTACTGTATCCTGTCTCCCCTTTGCCAGTGCAATGGGAGACTCAATCTGCTGGATCCTAACAATATGTATCGAGCACTGACTATGTGCCAGCCAcagtatattatctcatttaacccccaCAGTAACCGGTGGGTAAGGATTATTGGACCCATTGTACAGATTAAGAAGATGAGGCACGGGGATGGCATAAGTGACTTGTTCCACGTTGTACACACAGTAAGTGGCAGGTCCGATGCCAAAGCCAGGGCTTTGTCTGGTCCTTCTTTTTCCTTAGTGGCTTTATTCTCTTTTCCCACCCCAAGAGTTGTAGTCCCTAGtatgactttaaaaaagagaagggcggggcacctgggtggcgtcATTGGcgaagcgtcggactcttggtttctgctcaggtcgtgatctcagggtcgtgagatcaggccccgtgctcagtgtggagtctccttaagattctctctccctctgcccctccccacctgcacgctctctctcactaaaataaatgaacaaatcttttttaaaaagagagaatggaaagGATTTATTAATAAGTATATCAATCCTGATGGTACCATGTGAATGTTTAATGTTCCCCAGTCCCAATTTTTCTAATCAATATAGTAAAGTTTTCACACTTCTCTTCCCTGTCATCTCTCCTCGCTTCTCTTCTCTCTGTAGGTAGGGGAAGGAGTGAAGTTAAAACAACTTAAGTGGTCTTTGCTCTCCTACATGGCTTACAGTGATTTCCTTCTTCCTATGGGTCACAAGTTCAGAGATATTTAGTTAATACTTTCTGAGCACTTGAAATTGTTCTAAGAACTTTAGATGCAGGATCTTGTTTAAAATCTCATGATAACCCATCAGTGAGATACTTTCATTCTTcacatcttacagatgagaaaaatgagcctcagagaggttaagtaatctgcccaatgtcacacagctcatctgtggcagagctgggaatcaAACCCAGGAGTACCCAGATGCCAGAGCCCACAAGCTTACCCCTGGGccttctttaaaagacaaaacctCGGATGCTACTTAGAAAGGAAAGTGAGACGCTTATATTTCCCTAAAGAAAGAAGGTCCCAGAATGCATGGGGAGGGGATGTGAGTTTCTGGCAGGTTGACTAGAAAGGTCTTCTCCCTTCCACAGGTCATGGTGTGGCTCCCCGGGGGTGCCTTCGAGACTGGCTCAGCCTCCATCTTCGACGGGTCCGCCCTGGCTGCCTATGAGGATGTGCTGATTGTGACGACCCAGTACCGGCTAGGAATATTTGGTTTCTTCAAGTGAGTGTCCCCATGTGACTGACACCCCGGATCCCCAAGGCACAGCTGTGGGCAGCCATAGGGGATTCAGTGCCCAGCCGCCTAAGGAGGAATGAGCCTTCAGTGACATTGAATAAATGTGACCCAAAGTAGTTAGGTAATTTTTGCAGCAGGAAGAGATTAACCCCCAAGTCTTggtggattaaaacaaaaaaaaaaatctttctcactCAAGTAAGGTCCAGCTGAGTGATCCTGACTGACAGACATCTTTCCATGTGGTCCATCAGGGACCAGGGTCCTTCTATCTCATGGCTCTGCCCTCCTTAAGGGCCCAGACCCTCTGCATTTGACCAGCAGATGGACAAACAGCCTCCACCTCGAACTCCTTGGGCTTCAGGAAGCAGATTGACATCCAATGAGCATTCTCACCCTGCCTCTTGCCCCAGCACAGGGGACCAGCATGCTCGGGGGAACTGGGCCTTCCTGGACCAGATGGCCGCCTTAACCTGGGTCCAGGAGAACATCGAGTTCTTCGGTGGGGACCCACGCTCTGTGACCCTCTTTGGCGAGTCAGCGGGAGCCATAAGTGTTTCCAGCCTTGTGAGTTCTTCTCTTTGGGGGGCTTGAACGAACCTTGGTGGGAGAGGTCACAAAAATGAGGACCATGAATCACTTGTGGCTGATTGGTGCTTCATGTCGAACAGACACCTTGTCTCCCTCAAGCCTCCCATCGTGAGTTAGGGGCTCAGTCTCCTTTCGTGGACAAGAGCTGTCATCAGGAAGAGTTTAAATGAACTGCCCAAGATCACCTAGTGAGTAACAGTTTGAAGAAAAATCCCTTATATTTATAGGGTCGAAGCCCTGGACAGGTAATTACTCGTTTAATAGAAAAACTCAGCTAAAACGTAAAGTAACAAAAGAcgcatataacattttatttcaacttCCAACATAAAGTGTGCATTTCTCCACCAATGGTTTGATACGGTGCCATATCTTTTCAGGGTCAGTCTGTTGGCCGGAGATCCACCGTGGGCTCTGGGcataaccccctccccccagattcATTGTCCTCTAACAGCTGCTTTAGCTTCTTTACAGCGAGCACGAACTTGAGGTGCTTGCCTTGTAGTCTGTGAATGCAGCGTGCTCATGGAAGCTTCTGCTGCCTCCCCACATATCTTATACCCTTACCTTGTTCACACCAAATTAATCTGACGGGCGGTATTTTTCAGCTACTTGCCTTCATCAAAGGTTTCTTTCCCcaaacataattttgttttctttttacactCATACTTCATTGGTTCCCACGATATTTCATCGATTAGGTCATTACAATAGCAAGTGTAACTGACAAAGCAAGTTTGGGAGCAAATGCACCTGACTCGTGGCCAGAAACCGGTGGGAATAGAAAGGTGCGTGGCACTAGAAAACAGCCCTCTGGCTCTGAGGGGTCGGCATCTCCTGGGCCTCAGCTAACAGGTTAATCACAGAAGGTAGTTACATGGAAGTGGGTTAAGAGAGCTTCTGCTGCAGAGCACTTGACAATACACaagatatttttctgtcttcaagaTAACTCGATAAGGTGAATTAGAGTAAATCAACTTTTACATATATGATGACAGCCGCCATTTCCAGAGTGTGTAGTATTTGACCAGGCATCGTGCAAAGCCTTCTGTATTCGTTACTTCTGCTCTACAGAACAGTTCTGTGATATGGGCTccatttttccttccagttttgcAGGGAATAGATTGATGctcagaaatatataaaagactTGCCTGAGGTTCTCCAGCCAGGAAGTGAAGGAGCTAGCACTCACACACTAGAATGTTTGACCTCAAAGTTCCTGGAgtttggggctcagagaggttaaataacttgcctaaacTTTCATGGCTCGTCCTTGAATCCCCAaaccagggcttttttttttttctcctgtatgtGTAGAGCTTTTAAGGAGACTTCCTGGGAAGGTTTCTTTAAAGAAGGATGGGTGGTGTGTGTAGTGGATGGGGAGTCCCCTGCCTGACTTTTCCTGGTCTCCTGTGTTCTCATTCCAGATTCTATCCCCCATGGCGAATGGCTTATTCCACAAAGCCATCATGGAGAGTGGGGTGGCCATCATCCCTTTCCTGAGGGCGCCCGATGATGAGAGGAATGAAGATGTAGGTATATTGTTAACACCTCTCTAGCTTCCTCTGCTTGGTCAGGGGAGAATGTGGTTAGGTGTTGATAGACCATGTGCTTGGCCGTCCTTACCGACCATGGCCAAAGAATCCGATGCTGGCCAAGGCGAACCTTACTGCTCCATGGAAGGCCTGGTTCAGGAAGTAGTTCTCCAGCGCCGTCCAGCTGGTgcacacaaatgtgtgtgtgtgtgcgtgtgtacatgaATGTATATGTGATAGTTCTTACATCTTATTCACTCTTCTTCACCTGGGATATATAACTCAGTCCCCTGTGTGATATATAGTTCATTTCCTATACCTACTCCATTCCACCTAGAGTACTATGTTAAGAAAGATTCTGAAGCTGTTTCCAGTTCAGTGGGAAAGAACACTGTGACTGATGCATGTTGTCTGGCATGAGATTGTAAGGGGGCGGTGAGGCAGATGCCCCAGACTTTTGTCATCTGTCATCTTGTTTAGTGCTCTACCAAGCAGTGAGGACCTGGAGACCAAGGTCTCTGTCTCTTTCACGTCCCAGCATAATGCCTAGGTTCTAGTAGGTGACTATTGATGTTGGCCGAATGAATGAGTTAACAAATGAGCTGATTCAGTCAATGAATATTAGCACGGGGCTGTGGAGCCATCTCCTGGGGACTGTGCATTTTAGTGGTATATTTGCTTAAACACCTTGTAGAAAATAACGGTGTACACCAAGAGCAGAGACCTAGAGATATGATATTGTAAACATACCCTCAATACACAGGGAATATTGATTTGGAGAACACGATATATCAGCTTTTGGTTTGTGCACATACTTATTCATTCAGCACACATATATTGAGTGTCCCTTGTCCCCCCAGCTCTATGTTAGAACCTGTGGGTTTATAAATGGAGACAGGCCACACTGACCTGAGAAGACCATCATCTTTAACCTGGAGTCCAGGAAAAGTCTGGGAGGTGGTCCTTGAGCTCCTACAGTTGTAGGCAGATTCTGTATGTTTGCGCATTTTCCCAGGGAGAgggtttgtagttttcattgGATTTTCAGAGCCTTCGTGACTCCCAAACACTTAGGGACCACCACTTTCAAGGGAAAAGTGCTCAAGGAAAGTTCAATGACTGGGAGAGATAGTGTTTAGGAAAAGGTTAGGAAGAGCAGGTAGGAATCCATGACATGACAGGAAATTAGAGAAGGAGGGAGTTCATGAAAGGACATCCCAGAGGAGGTGGGGATGAGTGGAATTGGTGGGAGACAGAAAAAGATGTTCAGGGTTTTCCAGGCTGCAGTGGGGGTGAGGCTGAGCAGAGCTGACAAGCTGAGACTGAGCCAGAGTCATGCCTCAGCGTACAGTTAAGTCATGCTTGCAAAGCTGCTCCTCACTCTTGGGGCTCCTGAGCTGGGCTTCTGGGCTCAGTGGGGCCTAGTGCCATGGAGTCAACGTCATAGGACTGGTGTCTCCGTGACCAGGAAGCTTGACTCTATTCGGTAGCCACAGACTGACACAccacctcccccagctccagCTGTTGCTGAATATGCCCAGGAGGGTCAGGCAGGAGCGTGAAGAGGTCCAGGGCCAGCCTGTCCTCAATGGGTACATTCTGTTACATgtacatgggggtggggaggggcagcaggctTCATATATGAGGAACCAGCCTGGGGCTGGATCAAGGACTCTTTTCAACTTTCATTTTCTTGGCGGCCTTCAATGCTGTGCTCTGACCCAGTCCTCCGGAAATAGTTGCAGGTGATCGCGCATGTCTGTGGTTGCAACGCGTCAGACTCCGAGGCCTTGCTGCAGTGCCTGAGGGCTAAATCCCCCGAGGAGTTGTTGGACATCAACAAGGTGAAGACGGACAGGAGGGTCTGGGGGCCGAGAGACTCCACCACTCTCTTACTTACTTTGATTTGGGACTTTGGAAAGATGGAGGTTGGGATTCAGAGTAATGGCCATAGAAACACAAGGTAGAATATGTAGAACCCTGATAGGTAATTTAAGGAACTTGATGGGCTGGGGTGCTGCTTAGCCTGGAGAACATCCAGGAAAATATGAAGGTTGTCTCTAAGTCACCGGGAAGAGGGACCGCACCTGTTCCACATGCTGCCAGAAGTTAATTCAATGCCAAGAGCAGGAGTTCTGTTAGGAAGCCATTTTGGCTTGGTATAACcaagaattttctaaaaacacAGTTGTCTTCAAAACAACCAGCTCCTAGATAAGGTAGTGTGACACCCACCTCTATAGGTATGCAAGCAGAATCTTGATGACTGCTGACAGATTTCAGTCACTGGATGATTCATTGGACCAAATGAGCTGTTATGTCCCTTCCAATCTTGAGAGCTTCTGATGGTCCTTGGAAGAGCGAGGTCATTATCTGTCACATTCCAACATTTGTTAAGTAGCTATTTGGCGTGGATGAAGTGTCTGCTGTGAGCAGTGCTGGAATCTGGGAGCTGGTTACAAAGTCCTTGACCTGATGTAGTGTGAAAGGTCTTCTGTGTACTCCCTTCCACCCCTATTCCCAAACAGAGACCCCAGAAAACCATGGATAGAGCCAGGTGTTGCTTCCTGAGACCCAAGAACTATCCAGCCAAGTCGAAGGCAAAGATACACCAACCCCCACTACTCTGGCCAcctccagcccccccccaccatgccTGCCCCTAGCTCACCACTCTGCCCATTGCATttggccagtggttctcaaacttgagcgtgcatcagaatcacctggagggcttgtgaaaCAAGTTGGCCGGGCTGTACCCCCAGAGTTTCATATCTAGTAG
This region includes:
- the CES5A gene encoding carboxylesterase 5A isoform X2, with the translated sequence MSQVGKLRPATDAPMRSTRLGWVRGKQAIVLGSTMPVNMFLGIPYAAPPLGPLRFKKPKPALPWNELRDATSYPKLCLQNSEWLLSDQHFLKVHYPKLEVSEDCLYLNIYAPAHADTGSKLPVMVWLPGGAFETGSASIFDGSALAAYEDVLIVTTQYRLGIFGFFNTGDQHARGNWAFLDQMAALTWVQENIEFFGGDPRSVTLFGESAGAISVSSLILSPMANGLFHKAIMESGVAIIPFLRAPDDERNEDLQVIAHVCGCNASDSEALLQCLRAKSPEELLDINKKTKSFTRVVDGFFFPDEPLDLLTEKTFNSVPSVIGVNNHECGFLLPMKEFPEILGGSNKSLALHLLHTVLHIPNQYLYLVADQYFSNKHSPVEIRDSFLDLLGDVFFVVPGVVTARYHRDAGAGPVYFYEFQHGPQCLKDTRPTFVKADHSDEIRFVFGGAFLKGDIVMFEGATEEEKLLSRKMMRYWANFARTGDPNGEGLPLWPAYSQSEQYLKLDLNMSVGQKLKEQEVEFWSDTLPLIMSTSTALPGPPSLLSFSLFLPLFFAP
- the CES5A gene encoding carboxylesterase 5A isoform X3 encodes the protein MSGEWGHQGQTLIWAVWVLAAATEGPATDAPMRSTRLGWVRGKQAIVLGSTMPVNMFLGIPYAAPPLGPLRFKKPKPALPWNELRDATSYPKLCLQNSEWLLSDQHFLKVHYPKLEVSEDCLYLNIYAPAHADTGSKLPVMVWLPGGAFETGSASIFDGSALAAYEDVLIVTTQYRLGIFGFFNTGDQHARGNWAFLDQMAALTWVQENIEFFGGDPRSVTLFGESAGAISVSSLILSPMANGLFHKAIMESGVAIIPFLRAPDDERNEDLQVIAHVCGCNASDSEALLQCLRAKSPEELLDINKKTKSFTRVVDGFFFPDEPLDLLTEKTFNSVPSVIGVNNHECGFLLPMKEFPEILGGSNKSLALHLLHTVLHIPNQYLYLVADQYFSNKHSPVEIRDSFLDLLGDVFFVVPGVVTARYHRDAGAGPVYFYEFQHGPQCLKDTRPTFVKADHSDEIRFVFGGAFLKGDIVMFEGATEEEKLLSRKMMRYWANFARTGDPNGEGLPLWPAYSQSEQYLKLDLNMSVGQKLKEQEGEGSRMNLRCFRT